A single region of the Malaclemys terrapin pileata isolate rMalTer1 chromosome 4, rMalTer1.hap1, whole genome shotgun sequence genome encodes:
- the INSM2 gene encoding insulinoma-associated protein 2, whose amino-acid sequence MPRGFLVKRSRRAGGSYRVRPQERDLQQPLQVPPAQESPLAAGAGPPLSPLPKAAREEGEPVAPPPSPEPAPGIATCSPTPPEGPAAWGAGGACSAAGLRKAFFERCLSSPASAESFPPAARLLLPPRTPLPAPGGRLAQEPLCPALKRPPRAKAPAKKPKALRKLSFADEVTTSPVLGLRIKAEGPEGRAAPPAGGRTPLGEFICQLCKEQYADPLALAQHRCSRIVRVEYRCPECHKIFSCPANLASHRRWHKPRPAAGADGPGAKKPSGAPCPSEGKENSSEPRPAAPEGPRQPPPLPEQDQHPSAADSSCCRDLKPAGQSALCGAGGEGLREAAPPGPIPGGNEVFVCPYCHKKFRRQAYLRKHLSTHEAPRPTAYSPLERGQITFPCHLCGAHFPSADIRDKHRLWHAVREELLLPMVQPESSATEGEQQIFSCKHCPATFFSSPGLTRHINKCHPTENRQVLLLQMAVRPGC is encoded by the coding sequence ATGCCCCGGGGGTTTCTGGTGAAGCGGAGCAGGAGGGCGGGCGGCTCCTACAGGGTGCGCCCCCAGGAGAGGGACCTCCAGCAGCCTCTACAGGTGCCCCCCGCCCAGGAGTCCCCGCTGGCCGCGGGGGCCGGCCCACCCTTGTCCCCGCTCCCCAAAGCCgcccgggaggagggggagccGGTCGCCCCGCCGCCGAGCCCGGAGCCAGCTCCTGGGATAGCCACTTGCTCGCCAACTCCGCCCGAGGGACCGGCCGCCTGGGGTGCGGGGGGCGCCTGCAGCGCGGCGGGGCTGAGGAAGGCTTTCTTCGAGCGCTGCCTCAGCTCGCCCGCCTCCGCCGAGTCCTTCCCGCCCGCCGCGAGGCTCCTGCTGCCGCCCCGCACGCCCCTCCCCGCGCCGGGCGGCCGGCTGGCCCAGGAACCGCTCTGCCCAGCGCTGAAGCGGCCGCCCCGGGCCAAGGCGCCGGCTAAGAAGCCCAAGGCCCTGCGGAAGCTCAGCTTCGCCGACGAGGTGACCACGTCGCCCGTGCTGGGGCTGCGGATCAAGGCGGAAGGGCCGGAGGGCAGGGCCGCCCCCCCCGCGGGCGGGCGCACGCCGCTGGGCGAGTTCATCTGCCAGCTGTGCAAGGAGCAGTACGCCGACCCGCTGGCGCTGGCCCAGCACCGCTGCTCGCGCATCGTGCGCGTCGAGTACCGCTGCCCCGAGTGCCACAAGATCTTCAGCTGCCCGGCCAACCTGGCCTCGCACCGCCGCTGGCACAAGCCCCGCCCCGCCGCCGGCGCCGACGGCCCGGGCGCCAAGAAGCCCTCGGGCGCCCCGTGCCCCTctgaggggaaggagaacagCAGCGAGCCGCGCCCCGCAGCCCCAGAGGGGCCGCGCCAGCCGCCGCCGCTGCCCGAGCAGGATCAGCACCCCAGCGCCGCGGACAGCTCCTGCTGCCGAGACCTGAAGCCCGCCGGCCAGAGCGCCCTGTGCGGGGCGGGCGGCGAGGGGCTGAGGGAGGCGGCCCCTCCGGGCCCGATCCCTGGCGGCAACGAAGTCTTCGTCTGCCCCTATTGCCACAAGAAGTTCCGCCGCCAGGCTTACCTGCGCAAGCACCTCAGCACCCACGAGGCGCCCCGGCCCACGGCCTACAGCCCCCTGGAGCGGGGCCAGATCACCTTCCCCTGCCACCTGTGCGGGGCTCACTTCCCCTCGGCGGACATCAGGGACAAGCACCGGCTGTGGCACGCCGTgcgggaggagctgctgctgcccatggtgCAGCCCGAGAGCAGTGCCACGGAAGGGGAGCAGCAGATCTTCTCCTGCAAGCACTGCCCTGCTACCTTCTTCAGCTCGCCGGGGCTCACCAGGCACATCAACAAGTGTCACCCCACGGAGAACAGGCAGGTCCTTCTGCTCCAGATGGCGGTCAGACCAGGCTGCTAA